In Flavobacterium hankyongi, the genomic window TTTAAAATATTTTTTAATTAATCCATAAAATATTCAAAATTCACTTCATCATACAAATTTGGATTTGTCTCCGATGATATTTTGACTTTATAGAAGCCTGAAGAAAACGTATCATAATAAGAAAATCCAGTATTTGGTACAATTAAGGTTTGTTTTAATATTCCCTCTTTAAAAACTTCAATTTTCACATTTGCCGATGGGATATATGAGGCTTTCCAATAGGCATGTAAGCCACCACCACCATTAACCTCTCTAGTTCCTTCAACAGGAAAAGTTATCAAATCATTAATAGAGTATGTATCTGGGTATAAATATTTTGAAGCAATTAAATCATAAGAAGAAAATCCAATTGCAGTTGTTAAACTTGAATTCATTACTGAATCAGCATCTATATATATGCCACCTCCATAAGGTGTATTAGGAATTGTAATATATCCATTAGGGCTGTTACCTTCTCCATTTGCTATTCCATTACTGTGTACAAATCCAATTGTGTGTCCGAGTTCATGCATTACAGCTCTTTTTCTCCCTGATTCAGGAAGATCTATAAGACTAGAATGATTTAAATTTATTTTAATTTGTGAACCAGGATTGCCTCCATATGGCAAAGCAGCGATTAATGGAGAAGAAATAGAAGGGTCATTAACCACATAAATATCGGCAGTGGTATTGGTTGTTATTGAAAAAATGATACGGCAATCAGCAATATTATTCCAGTCATTTACGGCATTGGTTATGGCTTGTCTCCAATTTCCAGTTGCAGGTATTGAATTATCAATTTTTACAGTCATCGTATTAACTTTATCCATGTATACTAATCTGTTTCCATGGGCTTGCTTTTGATTGTAATTTTCATTTTTGTAGAATATCATATCATTTTCGACAAGATAATAATCATCAAACTCTTTAATATTAACAAGTTTGAAACCCATTTCCAGTAGCTTAACAACTTGAGGGTCATTTGCATTAACAGTTAATGTTTTGTTTTCATCCGTTTTGTCATCAATTACATCATCCTGTTGACATGAAGTTAAAAGGAAACTAGTCAACATCATAAAGGGCATTGACTTTAAAAATAATTTTTTCATAAAATGTTTTTTATATAGATTACAAAATTAATTAACAGGAAAAATTGTATATTAATTTAGTTTTATTTTAATATGAACAAACTGAATTTTAAAGAATATGGGATGTAATTAGTATTCCTTTTATTCATAATCATTTAAGGTTTTTAAAAACGCAACCAAATCAGATTTTTCTTTAGAGGTTAGCTCCAATTTGTCAAAAGGCAACGTTTGAAATTCGAGTTGAAAACCCAAGCCATTGCCACCACCATCATTATAAAAATCGACCACTTCTTCCAAAGTAGTATAAACCCCATTGTGCATATAAGGTGCGGTTTTAGCAATGTTACGAAGGGTAGGTGTTTTGAAGAAATACTTTCTGTTTTCTGTTTTAAATACTTCGAATCGCCCTAAATCCAGATCAATTTTCGGCTTTATTTTATTCTTAGATTCTGGAACACCAATCAGTTCCATTTCCGATTCGCGGAAGCTTACGGGTACTGTTCCATTAAAAAGCGGAGCAAAATGGCAGGTTGCACATTTGGCTTTTCCCATGAAAATATTGAATCCATTTTTTTCGCTTTGTGTTAAGGTATTTTCTTTGTTTGAAATGTTTCTGTCAAATTTTGAATCGAACGGATTTAATGACAGTATGTAAGAAGCAATAACCATTCGTATATTATAATCTGATGGAGATTGTTTGAATATTTTTTGGAAAATTGCTGGGTATTCGGGCGATTTTTTTACATAAGCAACCATCTTCTCCAATGAACTGTGAAATTCGTTCGGGTTGGTTACCACATCTACAATTTGACCTTCAAGACCTCCAGTGCGATTGTCGTAAAAAAAGCCTTTTTGAAGACCGGCATATAATAATGTAGGAGAATTTCGTTTGATTCCTGGCGATTTTGATTTTCCGTCTGTAAAAGCCAGTTTCGCCTGATGACAACTGGCGCAGCTAATGGTTTTGGAATCAGAAAGTTTTTTGTCGTTAAACAATTGTTTACCTAAGGCTATTTTTGCAGGATTCGTAGGATCTTCTTGATCGGTAAAATGGGTGATGTTGAAGGTGTTTTTATCGAACAGCGATACAATATTGTATTGCAAAGGTTGCTTTATGCTAAAGGTCACTTTCCAATCGGTTACGGTTTTGTTCCAAAGTGATAGCGTTTTATGGGTGTGGTTTTTGATAAAAGTATACCGATCAAAATCATTAAAATCAGCCTCAAACGCTTTTTGAGATTTTTCAATTTCAGATATCCATTGCTTGTAAAGTGCTTTGTCTGTAAAAGATGTCTCGAAAATAAAGAGGATGTTTTTTAAGGATTGATACACGTTTTTACTGTCTTCCAACGAAGAAAAAGCAGCAGTACTGTCAAAACCAGTAATCCCTTTTAGCGCGACTCTATTTATGGCATCCCGAAGAATCCAAAGGATGTGATGGTTGTCTAATTGAGAGAGCGAACAGTTGTTTTTTAAAAGTTTTACTCTGCATGAGGTAAGTTTTGCTTCTTTCTGTATCTGCTTGAGATCCGGATTTGGATTGTATATCAATTCTTCCAATACCTGAAACCCAAATGGTTTGCTGGTTCGGATATTAGTACCATCTTCTTCCGTTACTTTTATGATATTGGGTTGGTTTAGGGATTTGTAATTACTTTCGTCAATGAAAGCCATAATAGGTTCTGCGAATTTGAATTGTTTTCTGGCTTCACTGTATAAAGATTTAAAATCTTCAATAGATAAAGCATTTGTGATATTATCAAGTGCTTCCGAACATTTTTCTAAATTGTTTTTGTATTCTTTTTCGAGTTGAATGAAAGAGTCCCTCGATTCGTAAGAATTGTCTTTTTTGCAACTTAAGGTAAATAGTAAAAGGCTATATAAAACAATAGCCTTTTTTACCAAACTTAAAATGTTTTTCATTTATCTTTCTAATCCTTTAACTAAATATAAAGTACTTCCTTCTTTGTATGTTGTTGATGTAACTGCCTTTGGATCGAAGAAATTTGGGTTTGTCCAACTGTGATTTTGTGTAATGATAAGAAATGAACCTTCAATACCAATTTTATCAGATATATCTACCATACCAGTAAACTCCCATGCTGTGGTTTTTGGTCCGTATCCTTTTGTTTCTGCAGTTACTTGGTCGCATTCTAAAACTACTTTTAGAACTCCAGTTTTTAAATTATACTGATATAAATAAGCATAATGAGTTTTATCAGCAGTATCAGGATAACCATTCGGATCTTCTTGTATGTATAAATAATCTTTTGTAGCAACTAAATTGTCTGGGCTATGAAATTGCTTTGCTTTTCCTGTCAATTTATCTCCGTCTAAAACGCAAGTGATTTTACCGATTAAGGGATTATTTGCATCTAATACAACTTTGTAAATTCGACCATAAGCAGTTCCTTTCCCTATAAGACCAGTTTTCTTTCTACCCGTAACAGCAAAATAAAATTCACGATTGTTTTCAGCCGAACCTTTTCTATAATCTATATCTTCAACTCTCGAGAACCCCATAATGCCTTTAGTAGCTGATTCTGTTTCAATTTCATTGTATGTTTTTTCATTATATTCAACAAAAGAAACATCATAAGATGTACCTTCTTGCATATCCATTTCGAAGTTGATTCCTGAAGAAATAACTTTTAAACCATACAATTTACCATTTTCTAAATCACCTCGATTACCAACATACATTCCCAATTGTCCTTTAGGAGTTGAGTCATTTGATGTGTCATCGCCAATTAAGATAACTGTTTTATTGCTGTAAGCATCTTTACCTAGTGGCACTGCATTTTCAACATCCCATTGCCCTAAAGCTGGCAATGTTTTTCCAGTTCCTGCAAAATTAGCGTTTTTAAAAGGATCGGTTGCAAATACGTTTTTAGAGTTTCCATCCCATTCACCTCCTGAAAGAAATAATGGACCAAAACCATGTTCTTCAGGTGTAACTAAAGTACCTGAACACATTGCAGTATTTGCTGTTGCTGTTGCATTTAACACATATTCTCCCTTAACTGGTTTGAAAGTTTTGTCGAAAGTTATTCGGGCTACAGAGTAGTGTGCTTCTATATTATTCATTAGTGAATAAGTTCCATCAGCATTTTTTAATAAACCATTTCCATCGGCCATTGAACCGTAAACAAAATCAGGAGAGTTTACTAATTTGTCCTCTGAACTTAATATAGAATAGATTTCTAAATTTTCAAAACCTGCTTTTTTACTGATTAAAATCGGAGTTTTTGAATGACTTTTTAATTCAACTGGATTAGTTGATTCGTTGTTTGTTGCGTTGTCATCATTAGAGTTACAGGCAATAAATGATCCTAATAAAGCTGCACTCATTAAAACGTTTAAAGTTTTCATTTGTAGTTAATTTTGTTTGTGATGCAAACATAGAACCCTATTGTTAGTAAATTCTAATCTCTATATTTTTAAAAATCTAAGAAAAGGTTAATAAAACGGAGGTATGTGATTTTAATGTAAGGAAAAGGTGTTTTTAGTATATTATGGCTTAGAGAACAATAAAGTCCTATTTAATGCATAACTAGAAATTGGAATACCGTCACCACTTTGTTAAATATGTATCAAGATTAGTACTAAAAAAAACTAATAAATTGTACCTTAGTAGGATTAATAGAAAGTTATGTTTACAAGTGCAATTTCAGGATTAGAATTTAACGACAATGAAAAAGTTTTAGGAAAAACCATTCGAATCCCAGTCTTGAATTTAATTAAAGAAGATTATCCCGATTTTAGCATTCAAGATTATATCGCAGATACCGAGTTGAATATATATCGCGAAAAATATATATCCAGGTATTTATCTACCGAAGTGAATCAGTTATCTGATTTGCATAAAAAAATCATTGACTCTATCAACGATGATAAGTCATTCGTAAATAAAGTTGAAGATGAGGTAGATATTCGAAATTACGGACAAGTAATTGCTGATAAAGTAGCGGCTTTTGGAGGTAGTTGGACTTTTATCATCGCATTTTTTATTTTTATCCTATTTTGGATTGGTTCCAATGTGTTTCTTTTGACAAATAAAGGATTTGATCCTTATCCCTTTATCTTATTGAATTTGATTTTGTCTTGTATTGCAGCATTGCAAGCTCCTGTTATTATGATGAGCCAAAATCGACAAGAAGAAAAAGATCGTGAACGGGCTAAAAAAGATTACATGATTAATTTAAAAGCAGAAGTTGAAATTAGGATGTTAGATGAAAAGATAGACCATCTTATTATGAATCAGCAACAAGAGTTAATTGAGATACAAAAAGTGCAAATAGAAATGATGAATGATATTTTACAACGCATTCAAAAATAATTCTATTTTTGCAGTGGTTATGGATGATTTCTCTCCACAAGTAGGAATTGCGATTTTACCAATCAATAACAAATTATTATCATGGCAGTTTTAGAAAAATTAAGTTCAGCAGAAGCCATTGCATTAGAGGACAAACACGGAGCACATAACTATCATCCACTACCAGTAGTTTTAAATAGAGGAGAAGGTGTTTATGTTTGGGATGTAGAAGGAAAAAAATATTACGATTTCTTGTCGGCTTACTCGGCAGTAAATCAAGGACATTGTCATCCGCGAATTGTTGGTGCAATGATGCAACAAGCACAAACATTGACGTTAACATCGAGAGCGTTTTATAATGATAAATTAGGCGTTTACGAGCAATATATAACCAATTACTTTGGATTTGATAAAGTGTTACCAATGAATACTGGTGCTGAAGCCGTTGAAACAGCTTTGAAACTTTGTAGAAAATGGGCTTATGAGAAAAAAGGGATAAATGAAAATGAAGCTCAAATTATCGTTTGTGAAAATAACTTCCACGGAAGAACAACTACCATTATTTCTTTTTCGAATGATGAAAATGCACGTAAAAACTTCGGACCATACACAGCGGGATTTATCAAAATTGCATATGATGATATTGATGCTTTAGAAAAAGCTATTACATCATCACCCAATATTGCAGGATTCTTGGTGGAACCAATTCAAGGTGAAGCGGGAGTTTATGTACCTAGTGAAGGATATTTAGCAAAAGCAAAAGCTTTATGTGAAAAACATAATGTTTTGTTTATTGCTGATGAGGTTCAAACAGGAATTGCACGTACTGGTAAATTACTAGCGGTGCATCATGAAAATGTACAACCAGATATTTTAATTTTAGGAAAAGCATTGTCTGGAGGAGCGTATCCAGTTTCGGCAGTATTAGCCAATGACTCAATTATGAATGTAATCAAGCCAGGACAACATGGTTCAACTTTTGGAGGAAACCCAGTTGCGGCTGCAGTTGCTATAGAAGCTTTAGAAGTTGTAAAAGATGAACAGTTAGCTGAAAACTCTGAACGATTAGGAAAAATTTTCCGTCAAGAATTAGCAAATTATATTGAGACTTCAAACATTGCTACTTTGGTTCGTGGTAAAGGCTTATTAAATGCTGTTGTGATTAATGATACTGAAGAAAGTGATACTGCTTGGAATATTTGTATGAAATTAGCAGAAAATGGTTTGCTAGCTAAACCAACTCATGGAAATATTATTCGTTTTGCACCGCCATTAGTAATGAACGAAGAACAATTAAGAGATTGTGTTTCAATAATC contains:
- a CDS encoding zinc-dependent metalloprotease, encoding MKKLFLKSMPFMMLTSFLLTSCQQDDVIDDKTDENKTLTVNANDPQVVKLLEMGFKLVNIKEFDDYYLVENDMIFYKNENYNQKQAHGNRLVYMDKVNTMTVKIDNSIPATGNWRQAITNAVNDWNNIADCRIIFSITTNTTADIYVVNDPSISSPLIAALPYGGNPGSQIKINLNHSSLIDLPESGRKRAVMHELGHTIGFVHSNGIANGEGNSPNGYITIPNTPYGGGIYIDADSVMNSSLTTAIGFSSYDLIASKYLYPDTYSINDLITFPVEGTREVNGGGGLHAYWKASYIPSANVKIEVFKEGILKQTLIVPNTGFSYYDTFSSGFYKVKISSETNPNLYDEVNFEYFMD
- a CDS encoding cytochrome-c peroxidase, which translates into the protein MKNILSLVKKAIVLYSLLLFTLSCKKDNSYESRDSFIQLEKEYKNNLEKCSEALDNITNALSIEDFKSLYSEARKQFKFAEPIMAFIDESNYKSLNQPNIIKVTEEDGTNIRTSKPFGFQVLEELIYNPNPDLKQIQKEAKLTSCRVKLLKNNCSLSQLDNHHILWILRDAINRVALKGITGFDSTAAFSSLEDSKNVYQSLKNILFIFETSFTDKALYKQWISEIEKSQKAFEADFNDFDRYTFIKNHTHKTLSLWNKTVTDWKVTFSIKQPLQYNIVSLFDKNTFNITHFTDQEDPTNPAKIALGKQLFNDKKLSDSKTISCASCHQAKLAFTDGKSKSPGIKRNSPTLLYAGLQKGFFYDNRTGGLEGQIVDVVTNPNEFHSSLEKMVAYVKKSPEYPAIFQKIFKQSPSDYNIRMVIASYILSLNPFDSKFDRNISNKENTLTQSEKNGFNIFMGKAKCATCHFAPLFNGTVPVSFRESEMELIGVPESKNKIKPKIDLDLGRFEVFKTENRKYFFKTPTLRNIAKTAPYMHNGVYTTLEEVVDFYNDGGGNGLGFQLEFQTLPFDKLELTSKEKSDLVAFLKTLNDYE
- a CDS encoding PhoX family protein, translating into MKTLNVLMSAALLGSFIACNSNDDNATNNESTNPVELKSHSKTPILISKKAGFENLEIYSILSSEDKLVNSPDFVYGSMADGNGLLKNADGTYSLMNNIEAHYSVARITFDKTFKPVKGEYVLNATATANTAMCSGTLVTPEEHGFGPLFLSGGEWDGNSKNVFATDPFKNANFAGTGKTLPALGQWDVENAVPLGKDAYSNKTVILIGDDTSNDSTPKGQLGMYVGNRGDLENGKLYGLKVISSGINFEMDMQEGTSYDVSFVEYNEKTYNEIETESATKGIMGFSRVEDIDYRKGSAENNREFYFAVTGRKKTGLIGKGTAYGRIYKVVLDANNPLIGKITCVLDGDKLTGKAKQFHSPDNLVATKDYLYIQEDPNGYPDTADKTHYAYLYQYNLKTGVLKVVLECDQVTAETKGYGPKTTAWEFTGMVDISDKIGIEGSFLIITQNHSWTNPNFFDPKAVTSTTYKEGSTLYLVKGLER
- a CDS encoding DUF1003 domain-containing protein encodes the protein MFTSAISGLEFNDNEKVLGKTIRIPVLNLIKEDYPDFSIQDYIADTELNIYREKYISRYLSTEVNQLSDLHKKIIDSINDDKSFVNKVEDEVDIRNYGQVIADKVAAFGGSWTFIIAFFIFILFWIGSNVFLLTNKGFDPYPFILLNLILSCIAALQAPVIMMSQNRQEEKDRERAKKDYMINLKAEVEIRMLDEKIDHLIMNQQQELIEIQKVQIEMMNDILQRIQK
- the rocD gene encoding ornithine--oxo-acid transaminase, which codes for MAVLEKLSSAEAIALEDKHGAHNYHPLPVVLNRGEGVYVWDVEGKKYYDFLSAYSAVNQGHCHPRIVGAMMQQAQTLTLTSRAFYNDKLGVYEQYITNYFGFDKVLPMNTGAEAVETALKLCRKWAYEKKGINENEAQIIVCENNFHGRTTTIISFSNDENARKNFGPYTAGFIKIAYDDIDALEKAITSSPNIAGFLVEPIQGEAGVYVPSEGYLAKAKALCEKHNVLFIADEVQTGIARTGKLLAVHHENVQPDILILGKALSGGAYPVSAVLANDSIMNVIKPGQHGSTFGGNPVAAAVAIEALEVVKDEQLAENSERLGKIFRQELANYIETSNIATLVRGKGLLNAVVINDTEESDTAWNICMKLAENGLLAKPTHGNIIRFAPPLVMNEEQLRDCVSIIISTLKSFEK